One window from the genome of Alkalihalobacillus sp. LMS6 encodes:
- a CDS encoding DUF86 domain-containing protein → MYFVDRKRIDDVLSNMEELTHFLMNEKAPEDMRGKLSLERAVTVLIESIIDVGNQLIDGFIMRDPGGYEDIIDILEDEKVITSSDGESLKVVIRLRKPLAYEYTTIDHQALYEDVNNQLESLKQFPQHIQVYLKNELGVITAFIPEEK, encoded by the coding sequence ATGTATTTTGTTGACAGAAAAAGAATAGACGACGTGTTGTCCAATATGGAAGAACTAACACATTTTTTAATGAATGAGAAGGCACCAGAAGACATGAGAGGAAAACTCTCTCTTGAACGAGCTGTAACCGTCCTAATTGAATCCATCATCGATGTAGGCAATCAGCTCATAGATGGGTTTATTATGCGGGACCCAGGTGGCTATGAAGATATCATTGACATCTTAGAAGATGAAAAAGTCATTACGTCAAGTGATGGAGAATCGTTAAAGGTCGTCATTCGTTTACGTAAACCGCTTGCTTATGAATACACAACGATTGACCATCAAGCGCTGTACGAAGATGTAAATAATCAATTAGAAAGCTTAAAACAATTTCCCCAACACATACAGGTCTATTTAAAAAATGAACTAGGTGTGATTACAGCGTTTATTCCTGAGGAGAAATAA
- a CDS encoding thymidylate synthase: MQQYLQLCEHVLTQGSQKSDRTGTGTISTFGYQMRFDLQQGFPVVTTKKVHLRSIIHELLWFLQGDTNINYLKENGVRIWNEWADESGDLGPVYGKQWRSWEGANGKTVDQIKEVVEQIKTNPDSRRLVVNAWNVAEIDDMALAPCHCLFQFYVQDGKLSCQLYQRSADVFLGVPFNIASYALLTMMIAQVCDLEPGEFVHTFGDAHLYSNHIEQAKLQLTRDPHPLPTMKINPNVKNIFDFTIEDFELVGYEAHPHIKAEVSV; the protein is encoded by the coding sequence ATGCAGCAATATTTACAGCTATGCGAGCATGTGCTAACACAAGGCTCGCAAAAATCAGATCGGACAGGCACTGGAACGATTAGTACATTTGGGTATCAAATGAGATTTGATTTACAACAAGGATTTCCAGTTGTCACGACAAAAAAAGTCCATCTTCGTTCTATTATCCATGAGCTTCTATGGTTTTTACAAGGTGATACGAATATTAATTATTTAAAAGAAAATGGCGTGCGTATTTGGAACGAATGGGCAGATGAGTCAGGCGATTTAGGACCTGTATATGGGAAACAGTGGCGCTCTTGGGAAGGAGCTAATGGAAAAACTGTTGATCAGATTAAAGAAGTCGTTGAACAAATTAAGACGAATCCAGATTCTCGTCGTCTTGTTGTGAATGCGTGGAATGTGGCAGAGATTGATGATATGGCTCTCGCCCCTTGTCACTGCTTGTTTCAATTCTATGTTCAAGATGGAAAATTATCTTGTCAGCTGTATCAACGAAGTGCAGATGTGTTTTTAGGGGTTCCGTTCAACATTGCATCTTACGCATTATTAACGATGATGATTGCACAAGTTTGTGATTTAGAGCCTGGAGAATTTGTTCATACTTTTGGTGATGCCCATCTTTATTCCAATCATATTGAACAAGCCAAATTGCAGCTAACAAGAGATCCTCATCCACTGCCAACGATGAAAATAAATCCAAATGTGAAGAATATCTTTGATTTTACAATTGAGGATTTTGAATTGGTTGGCTATGAAGCACATCCGCACATTAAGGCGGAGGTATCAGTATGA
- a CDS encoding TIGR01457 family HAD-type hydrolase, which produces MKHQFKRYLFDLDGTVYNGDTPIDSAVAFIHKLNQQAIPYGFITNNSTKTTEQVADKLRKFHILVEPKQIVTSASATALYVKKQAANSSVYVIGETGLQNAFADFQKDDEQPDAVIVGLDRQITYEKLSKAARLIREGAQFIATNPDRMLPSADGLVCGNGALVAAIAYAAQKEPITIGKPNEEIVSMALEQLQFSKDETIVVGDNYETDIMTGIQAGLATLHVQTGITVDCSIYEKQPTFSIASLNDWVI; this is translated from the coding sequence ATGAAACATCAATTTAAACGTTATTTATTTGATTTAGATGGTACCGTTTACAATGGAGACACACCGATTGACAGTGCGGTTGCATTTATTCACAAACTAAATCAACAAGCGATTCCATATGGGTTTATTACAAATAACTCTACAAAAACGACGGAACAAGTGGCGGACAAGCTTAGGAAATTTCATATACTTGTTGAACCAAAACAAATTGTAACGTCTGCGTCAGCGACGGCTCTTTATGTAAAAAAACAAGCAGCGAATTCCTCTGTCTATGTAATTGGCGAAACAGGATTGCAAAACGCATTCGCTGATTTTCAAAAAGATGACGAACAACCAGATGCCGTGATTGTAGGACTAGACCGACAAATCACGTATGAAAAATTAAGCAAAGCCGCACGGTTGATTCGCGAAGGCGCGCAGTTTATTGCGACAAATCCTGATCGAATGCTTCCGTCAGCTGATGGACTTGTGTGTGGCAACGGAGCTCTTGTGGCGGCTATTGCATATGCCGCTCAAAAAGAGCCTATTACAATCGGAAAGCCGAATGAAGAAATCGTTTCTATGGCTTTAGAGCAGCTACAGTTTTCAAAAGATGAAACGATTGTAGTTGGGGATAATTACGAGACTGATATTATGACCGGAATTCAAGCTGGTTTAGCTACTTTGCACGTACAGACCGGGATTACCGTTGATTGTAGCATTTATGAGAAGCAGCCAACTTTTTCAATTGCTTCTTTAAATGATTGGGTGATTTAA
- a CDS encoding YhcN/YlaJ family sporulation lipoprotein, whose product MRIALTILAAVSVLTACNQQSQQGIYETNEAHQTARGTEYDSNLMARGYGFSQHTYEEMQHNNDEAGALVVNRDMLAEGISRMIVDNPSIEEAAVLVTDKYVLAVYEQRDDQPENLVADQVKRTALSVVPSFYDVYVSNDPMHMKDIERYQNSTSGSVENASLIEDTIEELKKDPQGNVELGTDEDMDIMRDKQKALREGK is encoded by the coding sequence ATGAGGATTGCACTTACTATACTTGCTGCTGTTAGTGTTCTCACAGCTTGTAACCAACAATCTCAACAAGGAATTTATGAAACAAACGAAGCACATCAAACCGCTAGAGGCACAGAATACGACTCAAATTTAATGGCCCGTGGTTATGGATTTTCTCAGCATACGTATGAAGAAATGCAGCACAATAATGATGAAGCTGGCGCGTTAGTTGTCAATCGCGATATGTTAGCTGAAGGCATTTCACGTATGATTGTTGATAACCCATCAATCGAAGAAGCAGCTGTACTTGTAACCGACAAGTACGTTCTTGCCGTTTATGAACAACGAGACGACCAGCCAGAAAATCTTGTAGCCGATCAAGTAAAACGTACAGCCTTATCTGTTGTGCCTAGCTTTTATGATGTGTATGTTTCAAATGACCCAATGCATATGAAAGATATTGAACGCTACCAAAACTCCACTTCAGGAAGTGTAGAAAATGCATCTTTAATTGAAGATACAATTGAGGAATTAAAGAAAGACCCTCAAGGTAATGTGGAATTAGGAACAGATGAAGATATGGACATTATGCGCGATAAACAAAAAGCACTACGAGAAGGCAAATAA
- a CDS encoding dihydrofolate reductase: protein MIIFVYARDKQYGIGKDNDMPWHLPADLKHFKNTTTGQTIVMGRKTFESMNGPLPNRRNVVLTRNETFSAPNTEVVYSIDEIVQESKEQDIYVIGGTEIFKLFWEECDKQIVTVIDHVFDADTFIPALDKETWDLVEAIQGTMDEKNRYPHEYRTYVRKK from the coding sequence ATGATTATTTTTGTGTATGCAAGAGACAAGCAGTATGGAATCGGAAAAGATAACGATATGCCTTGGCACTTGCCAGCTGATTTAAAGCATTTTAAAAACACGACTACGGGTCAAACGATTGTGATGGGGAGAAAAACATTTGAATCGATGAATGGGCCACTTCCAAATCGTCGTAATGTCGTTCTAACAAGAAATGAAACGTTTTCTGCTCCTAATACAGAAGTCGTTTATTCCATTGATGAAATCGTGCAGGAAAGCAAAGAGCAAGATATTTATGTTATTGGTGGTACAGAAATTTTTAAGTTATTCTGGGAAGAGTGTGATAAGCAAATTGTAACGGTCATTGATCATGTTTTTGATGCGGATACATTTATCCCTGCACTTGATAAAGAAACGTGGGATTTGGTTGAAGCGATTCAAGGTACGATGGATGAGAAAAACCGCTACCCTCATGAGTATCGAACGTATGTGAGAAAGAAATAA
- the yunB gene encoding sporulation protein YunB, which produces MRKRHRFQPIKAAKQSGAPLPFRYVLLFSSILFAILSIQGLWFVDSQLRPIISQIAHREMERVATYTIEQAMTEELSNMDMSEIFIKETNNDGIVVFLDVNTQKYNELMGRVQHRVHEVMNQIQRGEINSYGDQNHVVATIPLGRAFNNALLTDVGPGIPVRFALMGDAKVQMRDEAEALGINNTRLSFYVNIDVNMDVILPFSETSDTISVELPAGFAYVAGPVPQFYGGQGGFGYPVIGEEDMNQEEMNEQDVNQEQEE; this is translated from the coding sequence TTGCGTAAACGTCATCGATTTCAACCGATAAAAGCTGCTAAACAATCTGGAGCTCCTTTGCCTTTTCGATATGTCTTGCTATTCTCGTCTATCTTATTTGCGATCTTGTCAATTCAAGGATTGTGGTTCGTTGATTCTCAACTTCGACCCATTATTTCGCAAATTGCACATCGTGAAATGGAGCGGGTCGCAACGTACACGATTGAGCAGGCAATGACAGAAGAGCTTTCCAATATGGATATGAGTGAAATCTTTATAAAAGAAACCAATAACGATGGAATTGTCGTTTTTCTTGATGTTAATACGCAAAAGTATAATGAATTAATGGGACGGGTTCAGCATCGGGTTCATGAAGTCATGAATCAAATTCAGCGTGGAGAGATAAACAGCTACGGTGATCAAAATCATGTTGTTGCAACGATTCCTCTAGGTCGTGCATTCAATAATGCGCTATTAACCGATGTAGGACCTGGCATTCCTGTTCGATTTGCATTAATGGGTGATGCAAAAGTACAAATGAGGGATGAAGCAGAGGCACTCGGCATTAACAATACACGGTTATCTTTTTATGTGAACATTGATGTCAATATGGATGTCATCCTCCCGTTTTCTGAAACATCGGATACGATATCCGTTGAATTGCCAGCAGGATTTGCTTATGTTGCTGGACCTGTCCCACAGTTTTACGGAGGGCAAGGTGGCTTTGGGTATCCAGTCATTGGTGAAGAAGACATGAACCAAGAAGAGATGAATGAACAAGACGTGAATCAAGAACAAGAAGAATAG
- the yutH gene encoding spore coat putative kinase YutH encodes MLERNLYDHYKLYCTERFSIGEFEGFQANQESYLIIPKEELQMEEAQMLAFSDYMRTAGDHSVLELVQNRSNQTSTLIDGTEVYVFRIPSVEGERSTRIRSTHDLGGQLKGWHARGQQGAGNWTTLQASRWPSIWEQRLEQLENWYAQKRATGPSTITDELFLYTYPYFMGMTENAIQYAVDTELDIPMEPRDSGTICHNRFKETSWLKISESGQIIKLPTTFLFDHPARDLAEWIRDRRVQQEQRQTQQDIASFMSGYEETQVLSRFTWQLMYSRLLFPLHYFELIEHYYRAQIPGEQLGYSEQLRSFLDKEKQNGAFLNELAEDAKLHRYQSIPELDWIIGQKI; translated from the coding sequence GTGCTTGAACGGAACTTGTATGATCATTATAAATTGTATTGCACGGAACGGTTTTCAATTGGTGAGTTCGAAGGATTTCAAGCGAATCAAGAATCGTATTTAATTATCCCGAAAGAGGAATTGCAAATGGAGGAGGCGCAAATGCTTGCTTTTTCCGATTATATGAGAACTGCTGGTGATCATTCCGTACTTGAACTTGTACAAAATCGATCAAATCAAACTTCTACTCTCATTGATGGTACAGAAGTTTACGTCTTTCGCATCCCTTCTGTTGAGGGGGAGCGCAGCACGAGAATTCGCTCCACTCATGATTTAGGTGGGCAGTTAAAAGGGTGGCATGCTAGAGGGCAACAAGGTGCAGGAAACTGGACGACATTGCAAGCGAGTCGCTGGCCTTCTATCTGGGAGCAACGGCTTGAGCAGCTTGAAAATTGGTACGCGCAAAAAAGAGCCACAGGACCCTCTACAATAACGGATGAATTGTTTTTGTATACGTATCCTTATTTTATGGGGATGACAGAGAATGCAATTCAATACGCAGTAGATACAGAGCTGGATATCCCAATGGAGCCAAGAGATAGCGGGACCATTTGTCATAACCGATTTAAAGAGACGTCATGGCTAAAGATCTCTGAGAGTGGGCAAATCATAAAATTACCAACAACCTTTTTATTTGATCATCCAGCACGGGATCTTGCCGAGTGGATTCGAGATCGACGTGTTCAGCAAGAGCAAAGACAAACGCAGCAAGATATCGCTTCGTTTATGAGCGGTTATGAAGAAACGCAAGTATTGTCACGGTTTACATGGCAATTAATGTATTCAAGATTGCTTTTTCCACTGCATTATTTCGAGTTAATTGAACACTATTATCGTGCACAAATACCAGGAGAGCAGTTGGGCTACTCAGAACAACTTCGTTCGTTTCTCGATAAAGAAAAACAAAATGGCGCTTTTCTAAATGAATTAGCAGAAGATGCGAAACTTCATCGTTATCAGTCGATTCCTGAATTGGATTGGATCATTGGGCAAAAAATTTAA
- a CDS encoding Na+/H+ antiporter NhaC family protein, which translates to MDHVGWLSLVPPIVALTLVILTRKVFISLGIAILIGAFIAFEGIMQAFAGIFQTFISFFISFETLEEPSFAGVVQSMVENGVSINDWELYIMLFLVFLGIVASLITFSGGGQAFSRWAEKRITTRKKSLFLPFVLGIIIFIDDYFNALTVGNTSRPLTDRYRVSRAKLSYIVDSTSAPICVITPMSSWGAYIIGIFASVFAANQIIEYSPLQAFIYTIPINFYALIALIFIVLVIVFNIDIGLMKQHEKRAKEDNQLTDPTKGDVPGSLSADLQMDNGRVSQLFVPILVLVLATVTMMLVTGAQGASGDGVDVTVLTMMEYTDIGLSLLVGSFIGLLTTIAMTFMTKPKASDFGKAVIAGVKSMLPAIGILLLAWTTIEMIGLLGTGNYLASLIDQSIHPGFLPVLIFLVAAFSGLATGTSWGTFGMLLPIAAQIAVVVEPTMLIPMLAAVLAGSIFGDHISPISDTTILSAAGSGAHHMDHVITQLPYAIMTAVISTIAFFILGFFGAVVAWIAVAVILVIAVVILQRMNKKDAVAS; encoded by the coding sequence ATGGATCACGTAGGTTGGTTATCACTTGTTCCGCCGATTGTGGCGTTAACATTAGTGATTTTAACAAGAAAGGTTTTTATTTCTTTAGGAATTGCCATTTTAATTGGGGCATTTATCGCATTCGAAGGCATCATGCAGGCTTTTGCAGGGATTTTTCAAACCTTTATCTCGTTTTTTATTTCGTTTGAAACATTGGAAGAGCCAAGCTTTGCAGGAGTTGTGCAATCAATGGTTGAGAATGGGGTTTCCATAAATGATTGGGAACTGTACATTATGTTGTTTCTAGTCTTTTTAGGGATTGTTGCGAGTCTGATTACGTTTTCTGGTGGTGGACAAGCTTTTAGTCGCTGGGCAGAAAAACGAATTACGACTAGAAAAAAATCATTGTTTTTACCTTTTGTTTTAGGAATTATTATCTTTATAGATGATTATTTTAATGCATTAACAGTAGGAAATACGAGTCGCCCTCTAACCGATCGTTATCGTGTTTCACGGGCGAAATTGTCATATATTGTCGATTCAACATCAGCGCCAATATGTGTGATTACGCCTATGTCAAGTTGGGGTGCATATATCATTGGGATTTTTGCATCCGTGTTTGCTGCGAACCAAATTATTGAATATAGTCCGCTACAAGCATTTATTTATACGATTCCAATTAACTTTTATGCGTTAATCGCACTTATTTTTATTGTATTAGTCATTGTTTTTAACATTGATATTGGATTGATGAAACAGCATGAGAAACGCGCAAAAGAAGATAATCAATTAACAGATCCAACTAAAGGAGATGTGCCAGGAAGCTTATCTGCTGATTTACAGATGGATAACGGGCGTGTTTCGCAATTGTTTGTTCCGATTCTTGTTCTTGTTCTTGCAACTGTAACAATGATGTTGGTGACAGGTGCTCAAGGCGCGAGTGGAGATGGCGTAGACGTTACAGTCTTAACGATGATGGAGTACACTGACATTGGGTTATCGCTTTTAGTCGGTAGTTTTATCGGTCTTTTAACAACGATTGCGATGACCTTTATGACAAAACCAAAAGCGTCTGATTTTGGTAAAGCCGTGATTGCTGGTGTCAAATCAATGCTACCTGCAATTGGAATTTTGTTATTAGCATGGACGACGATTGAAATGATTGGCTTACTAGGTACAGGAAACTATTTGGCTTCGTTAATTGATCAATCCATTCATCCTGGATTTTTACCAGTGCTTATTTTCTTAGTAGCCGCGTTTTCTGGATTAGCAACTGGTACGTCTTGGGGGACGTTTGGTATGCTCTTACCGATTGCGGCGCAAATTGCTGTTGTTGTTGAACCAACAATGCTTATTCCAATGCTTGCGGCTGTTCTCGCTGGTTCTATTTTCGGTGATCACATTTCACCCATTTCGGATACAACAATATTGTCAGCAGCAGGTTCTGGCGCCCACCATATGGATCATGTCATTACCCAGTTACCGTACGCGATTATGACAGCCGTTATTTCAACAATTGCCTTTTTCATTCTTGGATTCTTCGGTGCAGTTGTTGCTTGGATTGCCGTAGCAGTTATCCTTGTTATAGCTGTAGTGATTCTGCAACGAATGAACAAAAAAGATGCTGTAGCATCATAA
- a CDS encoding phosphatidylglycerophosphatase A, with the protein MDAVERTARDLLLERGVTIEEIAELVYELQSNYHSALTIQACIDNIDRVLSKREVQNAIITGIQLDKLTEKKMLDEPLQSILARDEGLYGIDEIIALSIVNVYGSIGFTNYGYVDKVKPGIIKKLNDKSSSYCHTFLDDIVGAIAAAASSRLAHRREHTE; encoded by the coding sequence ATGGATGCTGTTGAAAGAACGGCTAGAGATCTTTTGCTTGAACGAGGCGTCACGATTGAGGAAATTGCGGAGCTTGTATACGAACTACAAAGCAACTATCACTCTGCTTTGACCATTCAAGCGTGTATCGACAATATCGATCGAGTGCTTTCGAAAAGAGAAGTGCAGAATGCTATCATAACTGGCATCCAGCTTGATAAATTAACAGAGAAAAAGATGCTCGATGAACCATTGCAATCCATTTTAGCACGTGATGAAGGACTATACGGCATTGATGAAATTATTGCGCTATCTATTGTCAACGTCTATGGATCAATCGGATTTACGAACTATGGATACGTTGATAAAGTAAAACCAGGCATAATCAAAAAACTAAACGATAAGTCTTCCTCTTATTGTCATACATTTTTAGATGATATTGTTGGTGCAATTGCTGCTGCCGCTTCAAGCCGTCTCGCTCACCGTAGAGAGCATACAGAGTAA
- a CDS encoding YutD family protein, which yields MITICGQHYEVVQDEKAGWDEEAFKARYSDVLNKYDYIVGDWGYNQLRLRGFFEDKNKKSTFDKKISTLPDYLYEYCNFGCAYFVVKRVSEKAATNKS from the coding sequence ATGATAACCATTTGTGGTCAACATTACGAAGTCGTTCAAGACGAGAAAGCCGGTTGGGACGAAGAAGCTTTTAAAGCGCGTTATAGTGACGTGCTCAATAAATACGATTATATTGTTGGTGATTGGGGTTACAACCAATTGCGTTTGCGTGGATTTTTTGAAGATAAAAATAAAAAATCAACGTTTGATAAAAAAATTAGTACACTACCTGATTATTTATATGAATACTGTAATTTTGGTTGTGCTTATTTTGTCGTCAAACGTGTGAGCGAAAAAGCGGCAACGAATAAAAGCTAA
- the lipA gene encoding lipoyl synthase: protein MTEKKDMHLRKPDWLKIKLNTNESYTGLKKMMREKKLHTVCEEARCPNIHECWAVRKTATFMILGDTCTRGCRFCAVKTGLPTELDLEEPERVADSVETMGLKHVVITAVARDDLKDGGAFVFAETVKAVRRKSPFCTIEVLPSDMLGNEQSLQTLMDARPNIMNHNIETVRRLTPKVRARAKYDRTLEFLRRAKEMHADIPTKSSIMIGLGETKEEIVETMDDLRANDVDILTIGQYLQPTKKHLKVIKYYHPDEFAELKEIALSKGFSHCEAGPLVRSSYHADEQVNQAQVNMEAKKVQSETHVSS, encoded by the coding sequence ATGACTGAAAAAAAAGACATGCATCTACGTAAGCCAGATTGGTTGAAAATTAAACTAAATACAAATGAATCGTATACAGGCTTAAAAAAAATGATGCGAGAAAAGAAGCTACATACAGTGTGTGAAGAAGCTAGATGCCCGAACATCCATGAGTGTTGGGCCGTGCGAAAAACAGCAACGTTTATGATTCTCGGAGATACTTGTACAAGAGGCTGTCGCTTTTGCGCAGTTAAAACAGGGCTCCCAACAGAATTGGATTTAGAAGAGCCAGAGCGTGTTGCGGACTCTGTCGAAACAATGGGATTAAAGCATGTCGTCATTACAGCAGTCGCAAGAGATGATTTGAAAGATGGCGGCGCTTTTGTGTTTGCTGAAACTGTAAAAGCTGTTCGTCGTAAAAGTCCTTTTTGCACAATTGAAGTGCTACCGTCGGATATGCTCGGAAATGAACAAAGCCTACAAACGTTAATGGACGCTAGACCAAATATCATGAACCATAACATTGAAACGGTTCGCCGTTTAACGCCAAAAGTACGTGCGAGAGCGAAATATGATCGTACATTAGAATTTTTGCGTCGAGCAAAAGAAATGCATGCAGACATCCCAACAAAATCAAGTATTATGATTGGACTAGGTGAAACAAAAGAAGAAATTGTGGAAACGATGGACGATTTACGCGCTAATGATGTAGACATTCTTACCATCGGCCAATATTTGCAACCAACGAAAAAACATTTAAAGGTTATTAAATATTATCATCCAGATGAATTCGCTGAACTAAAAGAAATTGCATTAAGTAAAGGGTTTAGTCATTGTGAAGCAGGTCCACTTGTTCGCTCTTCTTATCATGCAGATGAGCAAGTGAATCAAGCTCAGGTGAATATGGAAGCAAAAAAAGTGCAGAGCGAAACACATGTCTCTTCATAA
- a CDS encoding YunC family protein — translation MINVDPIVIDGETFLAITVKLPKTNFMAVTCDAGYIMCGALDVGLLNDKLKERGIIAARAVGVRTIEQLLEAPLESVTLKCEELGITKGTIGKDALLKMKQVEE, via the coding sequence ATGATAAACGTTGATCCTATTGTAATTGATGGCGAAACATTTTTAGCGATTACGGTGAAATTACCAAAGACTAATTTTATGGCTGTTACATGTGATGCCGGTTATATTATGTGTGGCGCTTTAGATGTAGGCCTCTTAAATGATAAGCTTAAAGAGAGAGGCATTATCGCTGCACGTGCAGTTGGGGTTCGAACGATTGAACAGTTACTAGAGGCCCCATTAGAATCTGTCACGTTAAAATGTGAAGAATTAGGTATAACAAAAGGAACCATTGGCAAAGACGCTTTATTAAAAATGAAACAAGTAGAAGAGTAA
- a CDS encoding M23 family metallopeptidase — protein sequence MFTYRSVISSILIFLFCLSPIIPQAQAEETPNPYIERNALYHKMETITSVPWYYLAAVDSYERGLRKALRDRPDSEGFISIYYAKEEWIGPLNPNQDDDNPNTIQLFEGIGLDGNGDGKALLNDDEDVLYTLARYLESYGLTEEDFRIALWHIYQREQSVNIVAGHAKVYKQFQTLDLHKHAFVMPLHHNYSYRSTWGDRRGWGGRRIHEGTDLFANYNVPIQSSSYGIVETKGWNPYGGWRVGIRDLDNIYHYYAHLSGFEKGIEEGTIVEAGQVIGYCGSSGYGKPGTQGKFPPHLHYGMYRDNGVTEWSFDPFPSLKQWERAAKQAKK from the coding sequence ATGTTCACGTATCGTTCCGTCATTAGTTCGATATTGATTTTCTTGTTTTGCCTTAGCCCTATTATTCCTCAAGCACAAGCAGAGGAAACGCCTAATCCTTATATTGAACGAAATGCCTTATATCATAAAATGGAAACCATTACGAGCGTTCCCTGGTATTACTTAGCTGCGGTTGATTCGTATGAGCGTGGTCTTCGAAAAGCATTACGCGATCGACCAGATTCAGAAGGCTTTATTTCAATTTACTATGCAAAAGAAGAATGGATTGGTCCGTTAAACCCAAATCAAGACGATGATAATCCCAATACGATTCAATTGTTCGAAGGAATTGGCTTAGATGGAAATGGGGATGGAAAAGCTTTACTAAACGATGACGAAGATGTCCTTTATACACTTGCCCGTTATTTAGAGTCGTACGGTCTAACAGAAGAAGACTTTCGCATTGCGTTATGGCATATTTATCAACGGGAACAAAGCGTAAATATTGTCGCTGGGCATGCAAAAGTGTATAAACAGTTTCAAACGCTTGATCTTCATAAACATGCTTTCGTTATGCCGCTACACCATAACTATAGTTATCGTAGCACGTGGGGCGACAGACGTGGTTGGGGTGGTCGACGCATTCATGAAGGAACCGACCTTTTTGCAAATTACAACGTTCCGATTCAATCGTCTTCTTATGGAATTGTTGAAACAAAAGGTTGGAATCCCTATGGTGGTTGGCGTGTGGGTATTCGTGATTTAGACAATATTTATCATTATTACGCCCATTTAAGCGGTTTTGAAAAAGGGATAGAAGAAGGCACCATTGTGGAAGCTGGTCAAGTTATTGGCTATTGCGGTTCATCTGGCTATGGAAAACCAGGGACGCAAGGGAAATTTCCACCCCATTTACATTACGGCATGTATCGTGATAATGGTGTAACAGAATGGTCCTTTGACCCGTTCCCTTCCTTAAAACAATGGGAGCGGGCGGCAAAACAAGCAAAAAAATAG